The Celeribacter marinus genome window below encodes:
- a CDS encoding motility protein A, whose protein sequence is MDLASLIGLIGAIGMIVGAMLSGGGLGAFIDVPSILIVFGGTFFAAMYTAPLPVFLGSFGAMAKTFLPPVKKMDEMIERMIELATIARKDGMMALEGQQVPDKFFEKGLQMLVDGADEGKLVKQLNQEIKSMKVRHEQNQGCIKAWIDLAPAMGMIGTLVGLVLMLGNMADPKAIGPAMAVALLTTLYGAFIANVLFMPMQTKLEGYTAYEVTYRQMVIEGLRGIARSESPRNIQDQMAANLPPKLQAKLEAA, encoded by the coding sequence ATGGATCTGGCATCACTGATTGGACTTATTGGCGCGATTGGCATGATTGTCGGCGCGATGCTGTCGGGTGGGGGGCTTGGCGCATTTATTGATGTGCCATCAATTCTCATCGTGTTTGGGGGCACTTTTTTTGCGGCAATGTATACAGCACCGTTACCTGTTTTTTTGGGTAGCTTTGGAGCTATGGCGAAAACATTCTTGCCGCCTGTGAAGAAAATGGACGAAATGATCGAGCGCATGATCGAGCTTGCTACTATCGCGCGCAAGGACGGTATGATGGCGCTGGAGGGGCAACAAGTTCCGGACAAATTCTTTGAGAAAGGCCTTCAAATGTTGGTTGATGGCGCGGATGAGGGCAAGCTTGTTAAACAGCTCAATCAAGAGATTAAGTCGATGAAAGTGCGTCATGAGCAAAATCAGGGGTGTATCAAGGCCTGGATTGACCTTGCCCCAGCGATGGGAATGATTGGAACACTGGTGGGCCTAGTTTTGATGCTGGGAAACATGGCCGACCCCAAAGCTATTGGTCCGGCGATGGCGGTTGCTTTGTTGACTACGCTATACGGCGCGTTCATTGCGAACGTGCTGTTTATGCCCATGCAGACCAAGCTCGAAGGTTACACCGCTTACGAAGTAACTTACCGGCAAATGGTGATTGAGGGATTGCGCGGGATCGCGCGCAGCGAAAGCCCACGAAACATTCAAGACCAGATGGCAGCAAACCTGCCACCAAAGCTGCAAGCTAAACTTGAAGCTGCTTAA
- a CDS encoding OmpA family protein, whose translation MADAVDMETEQEEEECPKCPPVGAPAWMATFADMATLLMAFFVLILSFAEFNTPKFKMISGSLKNAFGVQKVVPVVEQPKGTTVISMEFSPSPSPSVTQEMTQETTEVQKPEVQVDSKQEDAVDGDKNDDFGQQEGSGNAGETEGQKTAAEMNAAELGEALKEAIASGDVSVEMMGENVVINFPSDSIKEKDLPSLLEDTLAALAEARNASGQAESEVLFGGLEQQLKELSEAASADRDSTGPSEQTIVEQQQEQAAIQSATLTQDRLAIALVEEISQGLVTVEQREGSVFVTVGAGGAFPSGSADLTQAANEILSRVAFASMEGDSEVTVTGHTDDVPISDGALFRDNWDLAAARAASVVQSMQATGLVAPGKMKAVSLGETAPLESNATPEGREKNRRIEIEISY comes from the coding sequence ATGGCCGACGCAGTCGATATGGAAACAGAACAGGAAGAGGAAGAATGCCCAAAGTGTCCTCCAGTCGGGGCGCCCGCGTGGATGGCAACATTTGCCGACATGGCGACTTTGTTGATGGCGTTCTTTGTTTTGATCTTGTCTTTTGCTGAGTTTAACACACCGAAGTTTAAAATGATTTCAGGCTCTTTGAAAAACGCTTTTGGTGTTCAAAAAGTTGTGCCTGTGGTCGAACAACCCAAAGGAACAACCGTTATTTCTATGGAGTTTAGCCCCTCACCGAGCCCTTCGGTGACACAAGAAATGACACAGGAAACCACTGAGGTGCAGAAGCCTGAAGTCCAGGTTGATAGTAAGCAAGAAGATGCCGTGGATGGCGATAAGAATGATGATTTCGGTCAGCAGGAAGGCTCTGGCAACGCTGGGGAGACAGAGGGGCAAAAAACGGCTGCAGAAATGAACGCCGCTGAGCTTGGTGAAGCGTTGAAAGAAGCTATTGCCAGTGGCGATGTCTCTGTTGAAATGATGGGCGAGAACGTTGTGATCAACTTCCCATCGGATAGCATCAAGGAAAAAGACTTGCCAAGTTTGCTTGAGGATACACTTGCGGCTTTGGCTGAAGCACGCAATGCAAGCGGACAGGCTGAGAGTGAGGTATTGTTTGGAGGGTTGGAGCAGCAGCTTAAGGAATTATCCGAAGCTGCGAGTGCCGACCGTGACAGTACTGGCCCATCAGAGCAAACAATTGTCGAGCAACAGCAAGAGCAAGCGGCGATACAAAGTGCTACCTTAACTCAAGATCGCTTGGCTATCGCGCTTGTCGAAGAGATTTCTCAAGGCTTGGTTACAGTTGAGCAGCGTGAAGGCTCAGTCTTTGTGACTGTTGGTGCGGGGGGAGCGTTTCCTTCGGGTTCAGCTGATCTCACACAAGCTGCAAATGAAATTTTGAGCCGCGTTGCATTTGCTTCGATGGAGGGGGACAGCGAAGTCACTGTAACGGGACATACAGATGATGTGCCGATTTCAGATGGAGCTTTGTTCCGTGATAACTGGGATTTGGCCGCGGCGCGTGCGGCGAGTGTTGTCCAATCGATGCAAGCGACCGGTCTTGTGGCCCCCGGAAAAATGAAAGCGGTTAGCTTAGGCGAAACAGCTCCTTTGGAGAGCAATGCTACCCCTGAAGGACGCGAAAAGAACCGCCGGATTGAAATTGAGATCAGCTATTAA
- the fliD gene encoding flagellar filament capping protein FliD, whose product MTVDYLSTLNSKGSGLNITQLVGSIVDAEIEPAKALVNDKSSANDLSVSEVGMMRSRMSALQTGLQSAGTGGLFKLQSSNDAVSMTVTDSSALSPGVTQIGVTQLASVQVLEFSGYSAADATLSAGTLTVEVGVWENGTFSANGDLDSRIITLSSSSTLSDLAAELDGLDGITAQVVDKGNGTFSLSVVSKMGKENALRFTASTGGPVDFDTTDGTNEVTAASNAKIVLNGITLERPSNSLSDIMPGIELTLASVTSSAVNLNIIQDRVGATAQLQALVSDINTLRSYLDTATARGLNGAAPGALVGDAGIAAIKRELSALTTAPLNGFGSEPLYLSEIGVRTELDGTLSLDEERLNYMFENAPEKFQAVYQSLNTIEQSNLSLSFGLKSQPPEGVYNFVYDSDIEAATINGQALSSRTNSEGQLEFYRLTGDFDGITIKVLEGVPLDSQVYIGVSLVDKLSNYFEDVLGKQGEISAKETYFREKATEYTEALSDLDERAVVLEARELKRFAKMEQMVTQLKSTGEYITTMMDAWNKSD is encoded by the coding sequence ATGACGGTAGATTATCTAAGCACGCTCAATTCAAAAGGTTCGGGCCTCAACATTACGCAATTGGTGGGAAGTATTGTTGATGCTGAAATTGAGCCTGCGAAGGCGCTTGTGAACGATAAATCAAGCGCCAATGACCTTTCTGTATCAGAAGTGGGCATGATGCGTTCGCGGATGAGCGCCTTGCAGACTGGGCTCCAAAGTGCGGGCACAGGGGGGCTATTTAAACTACAGAGTTCTAACGACGCTGTGTCGATGACAGTGACGGATAGCAGTGCGTTGAGCCCTGGTGTTACGCAGATTGGCGTGACGCAGTTGGCCAGTGTCCAGGTGTTGGAGTTTAGCGGCTATAGCGCGGCGGACGCCACTCTGAGCGCAGGTACATTAACAGTGGAGGTTGGCGTCTGGGAGAATGGCACTTTCAGCGCTAACGGCGATCTGGACTCACGTATCATTACATTAAGCAGTTCGAGCACCTTGAGTGATCTGGCAGCAGAGCTTGATGGGCTTGATGGCATAACGGCCCAAGTTGTTGATAAAGGGAATGGGACATTCTCGTTAAGTGTGGTGTCGAAGATGGGCAAGGAAAACGCCTTGCGTTTCACCGCGTCAACGGGTGGACCAGTTGATTTTGACACAACGGATGGCACAAACGAGGTAACGGCTGCTAGTAACGCAAAAATCGTGCTGAACGGCATCACGCTGGAGCGCCCTAGCAACAGTTTGAGCGACATTATGCCAGGCATTGAGCTGACGCTTGCATCGGTGACGAGCAGTGCGGTAAACTTGAACATCATACAAGACAGGGTCGGCGCAACGGCGCAACTGCAGGCTTTGGTCTCCGATATTAACACTTTGCGCAGTTATCTGGATACGGCGACAGCACGGGGCCTCAATGGCGCTGCCCCAGGCGCCTTGGTGGGAGATGCGGGTATTGCGGCAATTAAGCGGGAGCTTTCGGCTCTGACGACTGCGCCTCTGAACGGATTTGGCAGTGAGCCGCTATATCTTTCTGAAATTGGTGTGCGGACTGAGCTGGATGGAACTTTGAGTTTGGATGAAGAACGTCTGAACTATATGTTTGAAAATGCTCCTGAAAAATTTCAGGCTGTTTATCAATCTCTAAATACAATCGAGCAGAGCAATTTGAGCCTTAGCTTTGGCCTCAAGTCGCAGCCCCCAGAAGGCGTTTATAATTTTGTTTATGATTCTGATATTGAAGCTGCCACGATAAACGGACAGGCTTTGTCTTCGCGCACCAATAGTGAGGGCCAACTGGAATTCTACCGCTTGACGGGTGATTTTGACGGTATCACAATTAAGGTTTTAGAGGGCGTACCCTTGGACAGCCAAGTCTATATAGGTGTCTCGCTTGTTGATAAGTTATCCAATTATTTCGAGGATGTATTGGGAAAGCAAGGCGAGATCTCGGCCAAAGAGACCTATTTTAGAGAAAAAGCGACTGAGTATACCGAGGCTTTGTCTGACTTGGATGAACGTGCTGTGGTGCTGGAAGCGCGTGAATTAAAGCGATTTGCCAAAATGGAGCAGATGGTCACGCAGTTGAAGTCTACAGGGGAATATATCACCACCATGATGGACGCTTGGAACAAGTCTGATTGA
- a CDS encoding sigma-54 interaction domain-containing protein yields the protein MPQELRSATSKIIVGTAPATQQMKRLIETIAPSFGPVLVTGPTGAGKELVAQALHEDSGRTGKLVAVNCAAIPAELMESELFGYEKGAFTGADRRRTGRFEQSHDGTLFLDEIGDMPLSLQTKLLRVLENHTVQRVGGNDDVKLNLRLVCATHKNLLDMVEAGSFRADLFYRLNVFPIVVPALADRTEDIILLLNALVSKRYARDASCKPPIFSDSAQKALLSYNWPGNVRELRNVIERAFALFDGREVTGQHVRENLLSLRLPSELVPAEQDSLWEATSDLFGNPSPEFADFMTEPPKPEDYKPWFSHYDDIDLRGHLRDIEVVLIEAALSVTDGMVSHAADKLGIGRTTLIEKMKKLVIDKKQDA from the coding sequence ATGCCCCAAGAGTTACGCTCGGCTACCTCTAAGATTATAGTCGGGACAGCTCCCGCAACTCAGCAAATGAAGCGCTTGATAGAAACCATAGCACCCTCTTTTGGGCCAGTTTTGGTAACTGGCCCCACAGGAGCTGGCAAAGAGCTTGTTGCGCAGGCATTGCATGAAGACAGTGGGCGCACCGGCAAACTTGTAGCTGTGAATTGTGCCGCGATCCCAGCAGAACTGATGGAATCTGAACTGTTTGGATATGAAAAAGGTGCATTCACAGGTGCCGATAGACGGCGTACTGGAAGATTTGAACAGTCACACGACGGCACTCTATTTCTAGATGAAATAGGTGACATGCCCCTAAGTCTACAGACTAAGCTTCTGCGTGTTCTTGAAAACCACACAGTGCAGCGCGTCGGGGGGAATGATGATGTGAAACTTAATCTCAGACTGGTCTGCGCAACGCATAAAAACCTATTGGACATGGTAGAAGCCGGAAGCTTTCGCGCTGATCTTTTTTATCGTCTAAATGTTTTTCCAATTGTGGTTCCAGCTCTCGCTGACCGAACTGAAGATATTATTCTTCTGCTCAATGCATTGGTCTCCAAAAGGTACGCGCGTGACGCATCGTGTAAGCCACCAATTTTTTCTGATAGCGCCCAAAAAGCTCTGTTGTCTTACAATTGGCCAGGCAACGTGCGAGAGTTGCGCAATGTTATCGAACGGGCTTTCGCCTTGTTTGATGGCCGCGAGGTAACCGGGCAACATGTGCGTGAAAACCTGCTCTCTCTACGTCTCCCAAGCGAGCTCGTGCCTGCCGAGCAAGATTCTCTATGGGAAGCAACAAGCGACTTGTTCGGAAACCCAAGCCCCGAATTTGCAGATTTCATGACAGAGCCGCCAAAACCAGAAGACTATAAACCCTGGTTTTCGCACTATGACGATATAGATTTGCGCGGGCACCTGCGCGACATTGAAGTCGTTTTAATTGAAGCGGCTCTCAGCGTCACCGACGGAATGGTCAGCCACGCAGCTGACAAGCTTGGCATTGGGCGCACAACCTTGATTGAAAAAATGAAAAAGCTGGTGATCGATAAAAAACAAGACGCTTGA